The sequence AGCAGCAAGGCGTGCGCGCGCAGGTGCGGCGCGAATTTCGGGTTGTAGCCGGCATCGACCGCGCGCTGGATTTCGCCCTCGGCGCCGATGCCGTCATCGAGCGCGAGTTCGGCCTGGGCGAGCGCGATATGCGCGTCGGCGCTGTTGGGATCGAAGCGCACCGCGTTGAGCGCCTGCACCTTGGCACCGTTGGCGTTGTTGGCCTGATACAAGGCTAGGCTGCGCTGGACCGCGTCGCGCGCGGAAGCCGGATCGAGCCGGGTCGGCGCGAGCGTGAACCAAGCGACGATCGCCGCGGCGAAGGCGGCGAGCGCGGCGCCGACGACGAGCGCGCGGCGGAGCATCGGGGCGCGGGCGCGTTTACGGCTGGAGGTCATAGGCCTTCATCAGATCATAGAGGGTGGGGCGGCTGATCCCGAGCAGGCGCGCGGTGCCGGAGATATTGCCTTCGGCGCGGGCGAGGGCATGACGGATCGCCTTGCGATCGGCCATCTCGCGCGCGGCCTTCAAATTGACCGGGCCGGTCTCGCCCTGCGCTTCGAGATCGAGATCGGCGGCGGTGACGAGCTTGCCATCGGCCATGATCACCGCGCGCTTCACCCGGTTTTCGAGCTCGCGGACGTTGCCCGGCCAGTTCCATGCGTCGATCGCGGCGAGCGCGTCGGGGGCGAAATTGCGGACCCCGGTCTTCATCGCATCGGCATATTTGTGGAGGAAATGGCGCGCGACCAAGCCCGCATCGCCCGGGCGTTCGGCGAGCGAGGGAATGCGGATGACGATTTCGGCGAGGCGATAATAGAGATCTTCGCGGAAGCGGCCTTCGGCGACCATCGCGTCGACGTCCTGATGCGTGGCGCAAACCACGCGGACATCGACCGGGATCGCCTTGCGCCCGCCGATCCGCTCGATGACGCGCTCCTGGAGGAAGCGGAGCAATTTGACCTGGAGCGGCAGCGGCACGTCGCCGATCTCGTCGAGGAACAGCGTGCCGCCCTGCGCGAGTTCGATCTTGCCCTCGGTGGTTTTGACCGCGCCGGTGAAGGCGCCTTTCTCATGGCCGAACAGCTCGGATTCGAGGAGAGTCTCGGGGATCGCGGCGCAGTTGATCGCGACGAACGCGCCCTTGCGGCGGCTGGCGTCATGGAGGCCGCGCGCGAGTAGTTCCTTGCCGGTGCCGCTGGCGCCGAGCAGCATCACCGAAACGTCAGCGCCGGCGACGCGCTCGATCGTGCGGGTGACCTTGAGCATCTCGGGCGCGCCGGTGATCATGCCGCCCAGCACCGTGCCGGCTTCGGCACGTTCGGCGAGGCGGCGGTTCTCGGCCTCCAGCGCATGGACATGGAAGGCGCGTGCGACGATCAGGCCGAGCGCGTCGATGTCGATCGGCTTCTGATAGAAGTCCCAGGCGCCCATCTCGATCGCGCGCAGCATCGAATCGCGGGCACCGTGGCCCGAGGCGACGATGACCTTGGTATCGGGGCGCAGCGACAGGATGGTCTCGAGCGTCGCGAAGCCTTCGGTGGTGCCGTCGGGATCGGGCGGCAGGCCGAGATCGAGCGTGACCACCTGCGGTTCCTCGGCGCGGATCAGCGCGATCGCTTCCTCGCGATTGGCGGCGCAGTGAATCTCATAGCCTTCATAGGCCCAGCGCAGCTGGCGCTGGAGCCCGGCATCGTCCTCGACGATCAGGAGCTTCTTGATGTCGCTCATGCCGCGCGTTCCACAGGCAGATCGGCGGCGTGCGCGGCCTTGAGGATGACGCGGAAGCGGCTGCCCGCGCCTTCGCGCGAGGTGACTTCGATGCGGCCTTCCATCTGCTGGGCGAGCTGCATCGCCTCGAACGCGCCGATGCCGAAGCCGCCGGGCTTGGACGAGACGAACGGCTTGAAGAGCTTGTCGCGGACGAAAGCCGGCGACATGCCGGTGCCGGCGTCGATCACGTCGATCGTCACCTGCGCGCCATCGGCGCCGATGGCGAGGGTGACCGGCTCGGTCGCCGGGCTGGCTTCGATGGCGTTCTGGACGAGATGGCCGAGGATCTGCTCCAGCCCAGTCGGATCGGCCTGGGCGATGGCGGCGCGGGCGCCGGCGATGATCACCGGATGCTGGGCGCGGCGGTCGGCGGCGACGCGCTCGACCAGCGGCACGATCTCGCACGCTTGCGGCGCTTCGGCGCGGCCGCGATGGATCTGCGACAGGCGCGCGAGCAGGGCGTTCATCCGCTCGGCCGAATCCTTCAGCGTCGCGACCATGTCGGCGCGGAATTCAGGCTTGTCGGCATGGCGCTCGGCGTTGCGGGCGGTGAGGGTGAGTTGGGACACGAGGTTCTTGATGTCGTGGAGGATGAAGGCGAAGCGGCGGTTGAACTCGTCGAAACGCTGAGCTTCGGCGAGCAAGTCCTGGGCGCGGGCCTCGGCGAGATAGGAGGCGACCTGGCGACCGGCGACCTTCAGCAGATCGAAATCCTCCCAATCGAGCGGCCGGCTGACCGCGGGACGCGCGAGCAGGATCGCGCCGGCAAGGCTGCCGAGATGCGGCAGTGGCACCAGCACCCAGGCATCGGGCGCATCCTGCATCCATTGCGGGACGGCAGCGGCATCCCCCTGATCCGGATTGGCGCGGATCGCGTCGAGATCGAGGATGCGGCCGGTCGCTTGGAGGTGGTGCGCGAGCGCGGTATCGCTGGCCAATGGGAGCTGGGCGCGGTCCCAGTTCCAGCTGGCGCCGGGGCCGAGGCCGCCGGCATCGGGAACCAGCAGCACGCCCGCCGGCGATTCGGTAAGGTCGGCGATGGCTTTGACGATCCGTTCTTCGAGTGCGGTGCCGCCGGGCGCGCCGAGCGTCTCGGTGAAGCGCATCCACTCGCCGCGATAGTCATATCGGTGCCGGAAGAGGTGCTTGGCGAGCTTGACCTTGATCCAGGCGCGCAGCCACGAATTCGAGACGAGCGTCAGGATCGCTGCGGTCGATCCGAACACGAAGGCGGTCTGGAAGACGCGGGCATTGTCGCCGCCGATCGCGGCGATGCCCCAGGTGGCGAGCGCCAGCAGCGCGAAATAGGCGCCGATCGCGACCAGCGACAGCGACTGATAGGCGACGGTGCGCGAGACATGGACGTTCCATTCACCCTTGCGCTGGAGCCCGGTGCCGATCGCCAGCGCGACGACCACCATCGAGAAGCCGCGCAACGCCACCTCCCAGTTCGCCCAGGTGGCAGTGACATAGGAAGTGCTGAAGATGAGGAAATCCATCGCCCAGATTCCGGCGAGCGCGAACACGACCCATTTGAGGCCGCCGCCTGCGGACGGGTGAACCGAGGAATAGATCGCCTGGACCAGCACCAGCGCGGCGACCGCGACGAGCATGCGCAGCAGCAGCGCGCCGGTTTCGACCTCGCGCGCGATCTCGGGTCCGCCGGCGTTGCCGGCGACATGCATCGCCAGCGCGGCGACCGCGACCAGCGCGACGACGCCGTAAACGGTGCCGATCGCGACCGGCGGGCGAACGCTGCCGCTGCGGCGGTGGAGCGCGATCATGAAGGCGAGCCAGGCGAGGTTGCGCAGCGTCTCGGTGATGCGCGTGCCCATGTCCGCCGCGCCGATGCCGGCGACGGCGAGCGCCCAGAGCGCGGTCATCGCCAGCGCGAGGACCAGGCCCCGGCGCGGCAGGTGCGGCTCGCGCGTGCGCCAAGCCGCGATCACCAGCCCGCCGAACAGCAAAGCCGCGAGCGCATGGCTCCAGACGACAATCTCGATGCCCATCAGCGCGCGCCTTCGGGGAAGAGCACGACGCGGATGGTCTGGAGGATGATCAGCAGATCGAGAAAGGGCGAATAATTCTTGGCGTAATAGAGATCATATTCGAGCTTCTGGCGGCTGTCCTCGATCGACGCGCCATAGGGATAGTTGATCTGCGCCCAGCCGGTGATGCCCGGCTTCACCATGTGGCGCTCGGCATAATAATTGAGCTTGGTCTCGAGATCCTCGACGAATTGCGGACGCTCGGGGCGCGGGCCGACAAAGCTCATCTCCCCCTTCAGCACGCTCCAGCATTGCGGCAGCTCGTCGATTCGAGACTTGCGCAGGAACTTGCCGACGCGGGTGATGCGCGGATCGTCCTTCTCGGCCCATACCGCCTTGCCGCCGGCTTCGGCGTCCTGACGCATCGAACGGATCTTGATGACGTCGAAGCCCTGGCCGAACAGGCCGACGCGGCGCTGGCGGTAGAAGGCGGGGCCCTTGCTCTCCAGCTTCACCGCGATGGCGGCGAGGGTGATCACCGGCAGCATCAGGGTCAGCAGCAACAGGCTGGCGGCGATGTCGAACACGCGCTTGAACGCGCTCGAGATCATCCGGCCCGAGGAGAAGCCGTCCGAGAAGATCAGCCAGCTCGGATTGACCGACTGGAGATCGACGCGTCCGGTCTCGCGCTCGAGGAAGGTCGAGATTTCGTTGACGTGGACGCCGGTGGTCTTGATGCGCAGCAGATCCTTGAGCGGCAGCGCGTTGCGGCGCTCCTCCAGCGCGAGGACGACCTCGCTGGCGTTGAGCAGTACGACATGGTCGGCGAGATTATAGATGGCGTCGCGGGCGATCGCTTCGGGGATGACGCGGGCGGGCTCGCTCATCGAGATATAGCCGACCACCGCGAAGCCGGCGCCGGGGGTCTTGGAGAGCTCCTTGAGCCGCTGCGCACGGGCGCCGGCACCGAGCACGACGATACGGCGTTTGAACGCCTGGCTGCCCAGGGCCTTGCCGAGCAGCATGCGCAGGAAGATCAGCATCACGATCGACGCGGCCATCGCGTAGAGCAGGTTCGAGCGCCAGAAGCTGATCTCGGGGATCAGGAAATAGAGGACGCTGAGGCCGATCACACCGAGCGAGATCGCGACGATCAGCCGCGCCATGGCGTAGCGCAGCGATTGCAGCGCCTCGGTGCCGTAGACGCCGACCGCGATCATCGCGATTTCGAGGAAGGCGGCATAGCTCGCCAGCTCGGGCCAGCGCGTGCTCATCGGCAGCGCCGTCATGCCGAGCTGATTGGCACGGATCGTCCAGCCGATCTCGCCAGCGGCGACCAGCAGGATGATATCCAGCACACCGAGCAGCAGCACGGCATTGGGAACATAATGCTTGAACAAGCGGATCATGACGCCTTCGCATTAATCGCGAAGTGTAAACAAATCCGACATGCCCGCGCCTGTCGAGCGGTTTGACGCGAAAAAGTCGCTTGGGGCTGCAACCGGCGCCTGAGGCAGGTGTTTGACGCCCGGAGCAAACACCACCATTCAGCGAGGCATAGTCAGGAGCCCGTACCCATGCCGGATTTGAAGCCGATCATCCCTGTCATCCTGTCCGGGGGATCGGGCACGCGGCTGTGGCCGATGTCGCGCAGCGAGCGGCCCAAGCAATTGCTGGCGCTGACCGCCGAGGAGACGATGCTGCAGTTGACCGCGCGGCGGAGCATTGGCGGATTGCGCGCAGAGGGCGCGCGGCGCGGCGAGCGCTTCGCCGCGCCGATCGTGGTGGCCAATGCCGCGCATGCCGATCTGGTCGACGAGCAACTGGGCCTGGTCGGCGCGGCGGCGCAGGCGCTGATCCTCGAGCCGGTGGGGCGCAACACCGCGCCGGCGATCGCGCTGGCAGCACTGGCGGCGGGCGGCGGCGCCGATCCGCTGCTGGTGATGCCGTCCGACCATGTCATTGCCGATGTCGCCGCTTTCCACCGCGCGATCCAGGCGGCGCTGCCACTGGTCGAGGACGGATGGCTGGTCACCTTCGGGATCACCCCCGACGCGCCCGAGACCGGCTATGGCTATATCAAGGTCGGCGAGCGGATCGGCGAGGGCGTCCATCGCGTCGATCGCTTCGTCGAGAAACCGATGCGCGACAAGGCCGAGGAGATGCTCGCCAGCGGTGACCATGCCTGGAATGGCGGCATCTTCCTGTTCCGCGCCGATGTCTATCTGGGGTCGCTGGCGTCCTATGCGCCCGAGATGCTCGCCGCCGCGCAAGCCGCAATGGAGAAGGGCAAGCGCGATTGCGCGCGGATCTGGCCGGACGCGGACGCCTTTGCCGCGAGCCCTTCGAACTCCATCGACTATGCGGTGATGGAGAAGGCGCCGCGCGTCGCGGTGGTGCCGGTCGATATGGGCTGGAGCGATGTCGGCAGCTGGGACGCGCTGCATGCGATCAGCGATGCCGACGATGGCGGCAACGTGCTGCGCGGCGATGTCGTCGCGATCGACACCGCGCATTGCATGGTGCGCGCGGGCGCCGGCAAGCGCGTGGCCCTGGTTGGCGTGTCGGACCTGATCGTGGTCGCCGATGGCGATGAGATATTGATCCTGCCGCGCGGGCGCAGCCAGGAGGTCAAACGGTTGCTCGACGCGATGCAGCGCGGCTGACGCGGCGATGGCGACGGCGCTCCGAGAAGCAGGGCTTCCCGACCGGGTCCGTCTGCCGTTCGCCTTCGATCCCGCCGGACTGGCCGATGATCTGGCCTTGCTCGGCGATGCCGAATGGATCGCGCATTTCGTGCCGCAGAATTACGAGGGTGAATGGGGCGCGTTGCCGCTGCGTGCCAAGGCGGGCGCGACACATCCGGTGATGATGATCTATTCGGACCCGGAGGCGACCGAGTTCGAGGATACGGCTTTGCTGGGGCAATTGCCGCATATCGCCGCGGTGGTGGCGGCGTTTCGCTGTCCGGTACGCGCGGTGCGGCTGATGCGGCTGACGCCGGGATCAGTGATCAAGGAGCATCGGGATCACGACCTCGCCGCCGAATTCGGCATGGCCCGCATCCATGTGCCGATCGCCACCAATCCCGGCGTCGAGTTCCTAGTCAATCGAGCGCCGGTGGCGATGGCGCCGGGCGAGGCCTGGTATCTGCGGCTGTCCGATCCGCACGCCGTCGCCAATCGCGGCGAGAGCGACCGTATTCACCTCGTCATCGACGTGCTGGTCGATGGCTGGCTGGCCGCGCAGCTCGAAAGCGGCGCGGCCGGCGCCTGATTATGCCATCAGCGCTTCGGCCTGATCGAGCACCGATTTGAAATCGGCGACCAGCGCCTGATACGGGGCCGGGCTCGCCATATCCAGGCCGGCGCGCTTGAGGATCTCGACCGGATAGTCCGAGCCGCCAGCCTTGAGCACGCTCAGATAATTGTCGCGCTCCTTCGGGCCGCCCTTGAGGATCGCCTGCGCGAAGAAGGTCGCGGCCGAAATGCACGTCGCATACTGGTAGACGTAGAAGCTGTTGTAGAAGTGCGGGATGAACGCCCATTCGTTGGCGTAGGCGGGATCGAGGCCGAAATTCGGTCCGTGGTAGCGCTTGAGCAGATCGAAATAGATGTCGTTGAACTTGGCGCCGGACATGCCCTCGCCCGCTTCGGCCTTGTCGTGGGCGACGAGCTCGAACTCGGCGAACATCGTCTGGCGGAAGAAGGTGCCGCGGTAATTCTCCATCTGCTGGCCCAGGTAGAAGAGCTTCTCTTCCCTGGTCTTGGCACTCTTGAGCATGTGCGCGACAAGGAGCTGTTCGTTCAATGTCGAGGCGATTTCGGCGAGGAAGATCGGGTAATCGGCCTTGTCGTAAACCTGCGTCGCGTTCGACAGCAACGAATGGAGCGCATGGCCCCATTCATGGGCATAGGTGCTCATACCGTCATATTTCTCGCTGAGATTGAGCAGCAGGAACGGGTGCACGTCATAGGCGCCGGGCTGCATATAGGCGCCCGGATTCTTGCCCTCGCGCGGCCAGGGATCCATCCACTTCGCGGCCGTCGCCTTGGCGATGCGCGCCTGGTAATCGGTGCCGAGCGGCTTGACTGCCTCCAGCGTCGTCGCGCGCATCTGATCGAGGGTGAAGGTGCGGTCGAGCGAAACCAGCGGCGGATA is a genomic window of Sphingomonas sp. containing:
- the prsR gene encoding PEP-CTERM-box response regulator transcription factor, which gives rise to MSDIKKLLIVEDDAGLQRQLRWAYEGYEIHCAANREEAIALIRAEEPQVVTLDLGLPPDPDGTTEGFATLETILSLRPDTKVIVASGHGARDSMLRAIEMGAWDFYQKPIDIDALGLIVARAFHVHALEAENRRLAERAEAGTVLGGMITGAPEMLKVTRTIERVAGADVSVMLLGASGTGKELLARGLHDASRRKGAFVAINCAAIPETLLESELFGHEKGAFTGAVKTTEGKIELAQGGTLFLDEIGDVPLPLQVKLLRFLQERVIERIGGRKAIPVDVRVVCATHQDVDAMVAEGRFREDLYYRLAEIVIRIPSLAERPGDAGLVARHFLHKYADAMKTGVRNFAPDALAAIDAWNWPGNVRELENRVKRAVIMADGKLVTAADLDLEAQGETGPVNLKAAREMADRKAIRHALARAEGNISGTARLLGISRPTLYDLMKAYDLQP
- the prsK gene encoding XrtA/PEP-CTERM system histidine kinase PrsK, producing MGIEIVVWSHALAALLFGGLVIAAWRTREPHLPRRGLVLALAMTALWALAVAGIGAADMGTRITETLRNLAWLAFMIALHRRSGSVRPPVAIGTVYGVVALVAVAALAMHVAGNAGGPEIAREVETGALLLRMLVAVAALVLVQAIYSSVHPSAGGGLKWVVFALAGIWAMDFLIFSTSYVTATWANWEVALRGFSMVVVALAIGTGLQRKGEWNVHVSRTVAYQSLSLVAIGAYFALLALATWGIAAIGGDNARVFQTAFVFGSTAAILTLVSNSWLRAWIKVKLAKHLFRHRYDYRGEWMRFTETLGAPGGTALEERIVKAIADLTESPAGVLLVPDAGGLGPGASWNWDRAQLPLASDTALAHHLQATGRILDLDAIRANPDQGDAAAVPQWMQDAPDAWVLVPLPHLGSLAGAILLARPAVSRPLDWEDFDLLKVAGRQVASYLAEARAQDLLAEAQRFDEFNRRFAFILHDIKNLVSQLTLTARNAERHADKPEFRADMVATLKDSAERMNALLARLSQIHRGRAEAPQACEIVPLVERVAADRRAQHPVIIAGARAAIAQADPTGLEQILGHLVQNAIEASPATEPVTLAIGADGAQVTIDVIDAGTGMSPAFVRDKLFKPFVSSKPGGFGIGAFEAMQLAQQMEGRIEVTSREGAGSRFRVILKAAHAADLPVERAA
- a CDS encoding TIGR03013 family XrtA/PEP-CTERM system glycosyltransferase; the protein is MIRLFKHYVPNAVLLLGVLDIILLVAAGEIGWTIRANQLGMTALPMSTRWPELASYAAFLEIAMIAVGVYGTEALQSLRYAMARLIVAISLGVIGLSVLYFLIPEISFWRSNLLYAMAASIVMLIFLRMLLGKALGSQAFKRRIVVLGAGARAQRLKELSKTPGAGFAVVGYISMSEPARVIPEAIARDAIYNLADHVVLLNASEVVLALEERRNALPLKDLLRIKTTGVHVNEISTFLERETGRVDLQSVNPSWLIFSDGFSSGRMISSAFKRVFDIAASLLLLTLMLPVITLAAIAVKLESKGPAFYRQRRVGLFGQGFDVIKIRSMRQDAEAGGKAVWAEKDDPRITRVGKFLRKSRIDELPQCWSVLKGEMSFVGPRPERPQFVEDLETKLNYYAERHMVKPGITGWAQINYPYGASIEDSRQKLEYDLYYAKNYSPFLDLLIILQTIRVVLFPEGAR
- a CDS encoding mannose-1-phosphate guanylyltransferase/mannose-6-phosphate isomerase, with the translated sequence MPDLKPIIPVILSGGSGTRLWPMSRSERPKQLLALTAEETMLQLTARRSIGGLRAEGARRGERFAAPIVVANAAHADLVDEQLGLVGAAAQALILEPVGRNTAPAIALAALAAGGGADPLLVMPSDHVIADVAAFHRAIQAALPLVEDGWLVTFGITPDAPETGYGYIKVGERIGEGVHRVDRFVEKPMRDKAEEMLASGDHAWNGGIFLFRADVYLGSLASYAPEMLAAAQAAMEKGKRDCARIWPDADAFAASPSNSIDYAVMEKAPRVAVVPVDMGWSDVGSWDALHAISDADDGGNVLRGDVVAIDTAHCMVRAGAGKRVALVGVSDLIVVADGDEILILPRGRSQEVKRLLDAMQRG
- a CDS encoding aspartyl/asparaginyl beta-hydroxylase domain-containing protein, which produces MATALREAGLPDRVRLPFAFDPAGLADDLALLGDAEWIAHFVPQNYEGEWGALPLRAKAGATHPVMMIYSDPEATEFEDTALLGQLPHIAAVVAAFRCPVRAVRLMRLTPGSVIKEHRDHDLAAEFGMARIHVPIATNPGVEFLVNRAPVAMAPGEAWYLRLSDPHAVANRGESDRIHLVIDVLVDGWLAAQLESGAAGA